Sequence from the Pseudooceanicola algae genome:
CACATGGGCGCGGCGCCATTCACCGGCGGCAAACTTGTTCGCCTCTGCCATGGTCGGGTAGATGTGGATCGTCCCGAGGATCTTGTTCAGGCCCAACCCGTGTTTCATGGCCAGCACGAATTCGGCGATCAGGTCGCCCGCGTGTTCACCGACGATGGTCACGCCAAGGATGCGATCCTTGCCCGGTGGTGTCAGCACCTTGACGAAGCCACGGGCAGCGCCATCCGCAATCGCGCGGTCAAGATCGTCGATGCCATAGCGCGTGACCTCGACCGGAATGCCCTTTTCGCGGGCTTCGCTTTCGGACAGGCCGACGCGCGCCACCTCGGGGTCGCTGAAGGTGGCCCAGGGAATGACGCGGTAGTCGGCCTTGAACCGTTTCACGTTTCCGAACAGGGCGTTGACGGCGGCAAACCATGCCTGGTGCCCGGCGGTATGGGTGAACTGGAAGGGACCGGCCACATCGCCCGCCGCAAGGATGTTGGGATAGAGCGTCTCGAGATATTCGTTGGTCTCGACAACCCGGTCGATCCTGATCCCGAGGTCTTCCAGTCCGAACCCCTTCAGGCGGGGCGCGCGGCCGACAGCAGCGATCAGCTCGTCAAAGAAGATCTTGCGGGTCTCGCCGCCCTCCTCTTCGACCTCGATCCATTTTTCACCGTCGGTCACGCCGCAGGACAGAGCCTTGTGTCCGGTGAGCACATTGACGCCGTCCGCTTCCAGCGCGGTTTGGACAATGGCGGAGACATCGGCGTCTTCCTTCATCATCAGCCGGGGGGACATCTCGACCTGGGTCACCTGCGACCCCAGCCGGGCAAAGCTTTGCGCCAGTTCGGTGCCGATCGGCCCGCCACCCAGAACCACCATCCGTCCGGGCGCCTCGTCCCGGTTCTTCAGGCGATCCCAGAGTGTGTCCGAGGTCAGGTAGCCAACGTCCTCGATCCCCGGCAGCGGCGGCACGAAGGGCTGCGCGCCGGTCGCGATAATGATCGCGCGGGTTGTCAGGCGTTGCGTGGTGCCGTCATTCAGGGTGATTTCGACGGTCCAGGGATCAAGCAGCCGGGCGTAGCCCTGCAGCACTTCGACGCCGAGGTCGGTGTAGCGTTCGATGCTGTCGTGCGGGGCGATGTCGGCGATGACCTGATGCACCCTTGCCATGACGCGGGCGAAGGGGATCCGGGGGGCCACGGCTTCAAGTCCGAAATGATCGGCGTGGCGCATGTGATGGGCCTGTTTCGCGCTCTTGATCAGCGCCTTGGAGGGCACGCAGCCGTAATTCAGGCAATCGCCGCCCATCTTGTGGGCTTCGACCAGGGTCACCTTGGCCTTCGTCGCGGCGGCGATATAGGCCGAGACCAGACCTGCGGCACCGCCGCCGATCACGATCAGGTTGCGGTCGAAGGTTTCGGGGCGCGACCAGCTGGCATAGACCTTGCGGCGCTTGAACATGGTGAGCAGCCAGTTGGCGATCCAGGGAAAGATTCCCAGAAGCGCGAAGGACAAAAGCAGCGGTGGCGAGACGATGCCGGAAAGGCTGTCGAGCCGCGCCAGCTGGGTGCCGGCGTTGACGTAGACGGCCGTTCCCGCAAGCATACCGACCTGGCTGACCAGATAGAAGGTGAGTGCGCGGATGGGGGTCAGGCCCATCAGCAGGTTGACCGCAAAGAACGGGATGATCGGGATCAGGCGGAGCGAGAACAGATAGAAGGGACCGTCCCGGCGCATCCCCTTGTCGATGGCTTCGGCGCGGCTGCCCAACCGTTTGCGCACCCAGTCCCGCAGCAGGTAGCGCGCTGCCAGAAAGGCCAGGGTCGCGCCGAGGGCCGAGGCAAAGGACACGATCAGCAGACCTTGCCAGAACCCGAACAACGCCCCGCCGGCAAGGGTCAGCCAGACCGCAAGGGGCAGGGACAGCGCGGCCACCGCGACGTAAATGACGAAGAACAGCAGGACAAGGGTCCAGCGGTGCGCCTCTTGCCAGCTTTCAAGCTGATCCAGCGCGGTCCGCAGGCTGTCAAGATCCAGGGATTGCCCACGGAGCACCAGGAGAAGGCTCAGGACCACCGCGACAGCGATGGCAAACAGGATCGGTTTCTTCAAGGTCAGGCCCTCTTGTCACTTGCAAATAGCGCACACTTTTGACGCCAACGCATTAAAGGTCTGGCCAGGATCGAACTTGTTACACCCGGAACGGAATAGTTTTCGCGATCAGCAGGACAATCGCACGATTGCCTCGGCCGCCGCATCCCCGACCGGGGCAAGCTGAGCGTGGGATTGACCCGACCTGGCGCGCAGGATGATGCCCCGGGCCATTGCGGCCGTCAGGGCCGCCGCATCCGCCAGCGGTACCGCACCGCGTGCCGCGCAGTCGTCCGCCTTCAGCCGGACCGCGATCCTGCGCTCCAGCGCGATATAGCGGCGCTCGA
This genomic interval carries:
- a CDS encoding FAD-dependent oxidoreductase, giving the protein MKKPILFAIAVAVVLSLLLVLRGQSLDLDSLRTALDQLESWQEAHRWTLVLLFFVIYVAVAALSLPLAVWLTLAGGALFGFWQGLLIVSFASALGATLAFLAARYLLRDWVRKRLGSRAEAIDKGMRRDGPFYLFSLRLIPIIPFFAVNLLMGLTPIRALTFYLVSQVGMLAGTAVYVNAGTQLARLDSLSGIVSPPLLLSFALLGIFPWIANWLLTMFKRRKVYASWSRPETFDRNLIVIGGGAAGLVSAYIAAATKAKVTLVEAHKMGGDCLNYGCVPSKALIKSAKQAHHMRHADHFGLEAVAPRIPFARVMARVHQVIADIAPHDSIERYTDLGVEVLQGYARLLDPWTVEITLNDGTTQRLTTRAIIIATGAQPFVPPLPGIEDVGYLTSDTLWDRLKNRDEAPGRMVVLGGGPIGTELAQSFARLGSQVTQVEMSPRLMMKEDADVSAIVQTALEADGVNVLTGHKALSCGVTDGEKWIEVEEEGGETRKIFFDELIAAVGRAPRLKGFGLEDLGIRIDRVVETNEYLETLYPNILAAGDVAGPFQFTHTAGHQAWFAAVNALFGNVKRFKADYRVIPWATFSDPEVARVGLSESEAREKGIPVEVTRYGIDDLDRAIADGAARGFVKVLTPPGKDRILGVTIVGEHAGDLIAEFVLAMKHGLGLNKILGTIHIYPTMAEANKFAAGEWRRAHVNPRALAIVQRYHAWRRG